A DNA window from Drosophila pseudoobscura strain MV-25-SWS-2005 chromosome 2, UCI_Dpse_MV25, whole genome shotgun sequence contains the following coding sequences:
- the osa gene encoding trithorax group protein osa isoform X4, protein MNEKIKSPSTQGGAGAGTPAAAPPSASGSAAAAAAAAASSGAGGASVGANSASTPPTSGPPTPNNNGSDPIIQQNVGVPHPYGAPPPPGSAPGAPPDPAAVMHYHHLHQQQQQQQQQQQQHPPPPPHMQHHGGPAPPPGAPEHAPGVKDEYGAAVAHLPPPHAHPAYARYHSGDPNMDPYRYGQPPPGGKLPQPHQQQQQPQQQQQQPPGAGGSPNRPPQQQQQRYIPGQPPQGPTPTLNSLLQSSNPPPPPQHRYANSYDPQQAASAAAAAAAAAQQQQQAGGPPPPPPGHGPPPPQHQPSPYGAQQGGWAPPPRPYSPQLGPSQQYRTPPPTNTSRGQSPYPPAHGQNSGSYPSSPQQQQAQAQQQQAGQQPGSAGPGGPPPGAAQQQPQQNTPPTSQYSPYPQRYPTPPGLPAAGPNHRTAYSTHQYPEPNRPWPGGSSPSPGPGHPLPPASPHHVPQPLQQQQQPPPPHAAAGGPPPSSPGHAPSPSPQPSQASPSPHQELIGQNSNDSSSGGAHSGMGSGPPGTPNPQQVMRPTPSPTGSSGSRSMSPAVAQNHPISRPASNQSSSGGPMQQPPVGAGPPPMPPHPGLPGGPPPQQQSQQQQQASNSASSASNSPQQTPPPGPPPSQGMNNMGTPPPPPQGASGGGYPMPPHMHGGYKMGGPGQSPGAQGYPPQQPQQYPPGNYPPRPQYPPGAYATGPPPPPTSQGAGGANSMPTGAQGGGYPGRSMPNHSGGSPHGQYPPYQWVPPSPQQQAGAPPGGTMVGNHVQGKGTPPPPVVGPPPPQGSGSPRPLNYLKQHLQHKGGYGGSPTPQQGVPQGYGNGPTGMHPGMPMGPPHHMGPPHGPTNMGPPTSTPPQSMLGGQGQPPGGPDSGGPEHISQDNGISSSGPTGASGLHPVTAVVTTGPDGTPMDEVSQQSTLSNASAASGEDPQCTTPKSRKNDPYSQSHLAPPSTSPHPVVMHPGGGGPGEEFDMSSPPNWPRPAGSPVFNSHVPVQQEPFRSTTKKSDSLCKLYEMDDNPDRRGWLDKLRSFMEERRTPITACPTISKQPLDLYRLYIYVKERGGFVEVTKSKTWKDIAGLLGIGASSSAAYTLRKHYTKNLLTFECHFDRGDIDPLPIIQQVEAGSKKKTVKAASVPSPGGGHLDAGTTNSTGSSNSQDSFPAPPGAAPNAAIDGYAGYPVGGSPYPVGASGPQPDYAAAGQMQRPPSQNNPQTPHPGAAVAVAAVGDNISVSNPFEDPIAGAGPGSGPGPGPGPGASAGGAAVAAVAGGALPPPPPHSPHATQQSAAQQQQQQQQHPQHPGLAGPPTQQQQQQQSQSQPPQPPGAPPAGAPQQQQQHGPGPGPGPVPPSPQHLPQQQQHVRPAAGAPYPQGGSAYPTPVSRTPGSPYPSQPGAYGQYGASDQYNATGPPGQPFGQGQGQYPPQNRNMYPPYGPEGEAPPAGANQYGPYGSRPYSQPPPGGPQPPAQAVAGGPPTSGSPVAPPTGGYAPGTPTQQDYYRPPPDQSPQPRRHPDFIKDPQPYPGYNARPQIYGAWQGGAQQYRPQYPTSPAPQSWGSAPPRGAAPPPGAPHGPPIQQPAGVAQWEQHRYPPQQAPPPPPQQQQQQQQQPPYQQVAPPGQQQPQAPPQWAQMNASQPTQPGIAPPGSPLRPPSGPASQQQRMPGMPGMPPQQQAPGSQQPPQQPPHGGGIPSPGMPQVPGGMVKPPYAMPPPPSQTVGQPVGQPAPGVGMIPQKQPPIVGPGMPQTLQQPPPHQQHPHPHSHQQHPQHPQHPQHPQHQHQLPPNQQQQPGGYAPQVPVGGPGAQLVKKELIFPHDSVESTTPVLYRRKRLTKSDVCPVDPWRIFMAMRSGLLTECTWALDVLNVLLFDDSTVQFFGISNLPGLLTLLLEHFQKNLAEMFDERCEEPLDEAEDDADSGTVMCSGGLERRVRGGRQTRCVRSICSYNRKRHYENMDRKNGGSDSEDADEGIDLGQVRVQPNPEERSLLLSFTPNYTMVTRKGVPVRIQAAEQDIFVDERQKAWDIDTNRLYEQLEPVGSNAWTYGFTEPDPLDGIIDVFKSEIVNIPFARYVRSEKAKTRQDNDTATSPKPDIKQEENTTNSTEDGLQESFNKKRRLVSGDSSSEAGEGSAGVKKSKLLADEIAPPNAEVKKEPGTSGTTDASDSDCRAVDMEIESPSLQQQQQQRLTNGIASASPPLGAFDPRGTVRDAAQVLQRKRDSSYEDECYTRDEASLYLVNESQDSLARRCIALSNIFRNLTFVPGNETVLAKSTRFLAVLGRLLLLNHEHLRRTPKTRNYDREEDTDFSDSCSSLQGEREWWWDYLITIRENMLVAMANIAGHLELSRYDELIARPLIDGLLHWAVCPSAHGQDPFPSCGPNSALSPQRLALEALCKLCVTDANVDLVIATPPFSRLEKLCAVLTRHLCRNEDQVLREFSVNLLHYLAAADSAMARTVALQSPCISYLVAFIEQAEQTALGVANQHGLNFLRENPDSMGTSLDMLRRAAGTLLHLAKHPDNQSLFMQQEQRLLGLVMSHILDQQVALVISRVLYRVSRGASRMHSVEFRLLQQRQQQQQLQQLRPSENQALAASAEAAAAAATAAAAAASGSGVKLESGSGEPNADPLSGVDVKPSPAATSTTLSTSGSGMISSAINDENSNSSQQLPPAATFNDVSNSSTNSNSCGTASSNQTNNSTTNSSSNSSNSLGSQSTSTMNNAPTTPAAHITPPSVTEQQQQQQQQQQQQQQVSKAAATAALVSSNLSGSLSNATSAASAAPPPSSSSSASAASATAVSQPAAAPPPTNAGTTTAVA, encoded by the exons ATGAATGAGAAAATAAAGTCGCCGTCAACCCAGGGAGGTGCTGGGGCCGGAACCcccgctgctgctccgccCTCGGCATCTGGAAGTgcggccgccgcagcagcagcggcagccagcagtgGTGCAGGTGGTGCCAGTGTCGGTGCCAATTCCGCATCCACGCCACCCACTTCCGGCCCACCCAcgcccaacaacaacggcagcgATCCGATCATACAGCAAAATGTCGGAGTGCCGCACCCCTACGGCGCCCCGCCACCGCCTGGTTCGGCACCAGGTGCACCACCGGACCCGGCGGCGGTTATGCACTACCACCAtctgcaccagcagcagcagcaacaacaacaacagcagcagcagcatccgccgccaccgccccaCATGCAGCATCACGGCGGGCCGGCGCCGCCGCCAGGAGCACCTGAGCATGCGCCCGGCGTGAAGGACGAGTACGGTGCGGCAGTGGCTCACCTGCCACCGCCCCACGCTCATCCTGCCTACGCACGGTACCACTCTGGCGACCCCAACATGGATCCCTACCGCTACGGTCAGCCACCGCCCGGCGGCAAGCTCCCGCAgccccatcagcagcagcagcaaccacaacagcagcagcagcagccgccgggTGCGGGAGGCTCTCCCAATCggccgccacagcagcagcagcaacgttACATCCCTGGCCAGCCGCCGCAGgggcccacgcccacgctgaACTCCTTGCTGCAGTCCTCGAatccgccgccgcccccgcaGCACCGCTATGCGAATAGCTACGATCCCCAACAAGCAGCctcggcagcggcggcggcggcagcagcagcccaacaacaacaacaggcggGCGGACCCCCGCCTCCTCCACCAGGACATGGACCGCCTCCGCCGCAGCATCAGCCATCGCCGTACGGAGCGCAACAGGGCGGCTGGGCACCGCCCCCCCGACCCTACAGTCCACAACTGGGGCCGTCGCAGCAGTATAGGACGCCACCACCG ACGAACACTTCCAGGGGTCAATCGCCCTATCCGCCAGCTCACGGTCAAAATTCAGGTTCCTATCCTAGttcgccgcagcagcagcaggcacaggcacaacagcagcaggcgggtCAGCAGCCTGGTAGCGCGGGACCGGGAGGACCTCCGCCGGGCGCcgcacagcaacagccgcagcagaacACACCGCCAACATCTCAATATTCGCCGTACCCGCAACGATACCCCACTCCGCCTGGACTGCCGGCCGCGGGACCCAATCATCGAACTGCCTACTCGACGCACCAG TATCCGGAACCGAATCGGCCCTGGCCCGGCGGCTCTTCGCCCAGTCCTGGTCCCGGACATCCATTGCCGCCCGCCTCCCCGCACCATGTGCCGCAGCctctgcaacaacaacagcagcccccTCCGCCGCATGCCGCCGCCGGAGGACCCCCACCCAGCAGCCCAGGCCATGCGCCCAGTCCCTCGCCACAGCCCTCGCAGGCATCCCCCTCGCCGCATCAG GAGCTGATTGGACAGAACAGCAACGACAGCTCTAGCGGCGGGGCGCACAGTGGCATGGGCTCCGGTCCTCCCGGCACACCCAATCCCCAGCAAGTCATGCGGCCCACCCCCTCACCCACTGGCTCATCCGGATCGCGTTCCATGTCCCCAGCAGTGG CACAAAATCATCCAATCTCGCGTCCGGCGAGCAACCAGTCGAGCAGCGGTGGTCCCATGCAGCAGCCACCCGTAGGAGCCGGTCCACCACCAATGCCCCCTCATCCGGGTCTACCCGGCGGGCCGCCGCCTCAGCAGCAatctcagcagcagcagcaggcctcGAACTCCGCCTCATCCGCGAGCAACTCGCCGCAACAGACCCCGCCACCGGGCCCGCCGCCCAGTCAAGGAATGAACAACATGGGCACGCCCCCACCTCCACCTCAGGGTGCGTCCGGCGGGGGCTACCCGATGCCGCCGCACATGCACGGAGGCTACAAGATGGGCGGACCGGGCCAGAGTCCGGGAGCGCAAGGCTATCCcccgcagcagccgcagcaataTCCACCAG GCAACTACCCGCCACGGCCGCAGTATCCGCCGGGGGCCTACGCAACCGGACCCCCACCGCCACCAACCAGCCAAGGCGCCGGAGGAGCCAACAGCATGCCAACTGGAGCCCAGGGCGGTGGCTATCCGGGACGCTCCATGCCCAATCACAGCGGCGGAAGTCCACACGGGCAATATCCGCCGTATCAGTGGGTGCCGCCGTCGCCGCAGCAACAAGCCGGTGCTCCACCGGGCGGTACGATGGTTGGCAATCACGTGCAGGGCAAGGGCACACCGCCGCCTCCGGTGGTGGGTCCACCGCCTCCTCAAGGCAGTGGCTCGCCACGCCCACTCAACTATCTGAAGCAGCATTTACAGCACAAAGGTGGCTACGGAGGCAGCCCCACGCCACAGCAGGGCGTGCCGCAAGGCTACGGCAACGGCCCGACCGGAATGCACCCTGGCATGCCAATGGGTCCGCCCCACCACATGGGCCCGCCGCACGGGCCCACCAACATGGGTCCGCCCACGAGCACCCCGCCCCAGTCGATGCTCGGGGGCCAGGGACAGCCGCCCGGCGGCCCGGACAGCGGAGGCCCCGAGCACATATCGCAGGACAACGGGATAAGCTCTTCAGGCCCGACGGGCGCCTCCGGGCTGCACCCGGTCACGGCGGTGGTCACCACTGGTCCCGATGGGACGCCCATGGATGAAGTCAGTCAACAGAGCACGCTCTCGAATGCATCAGCGG CATCCGGCGAAGATCCCCAATGCACCACACCAAAGTCGCGCAAGAATGATCCTTATAGCCAAAGTCATTTAGCCCCACCGAGTACGTCGCCGCATCCCGTTGTGATGCATCCGGGCGGCGGCGGTCCCGGCGAGGAGTTCGACATGAGTTCGCCACCCAATTGGCCGCGTCCGGCTGGCAGCCCG GTGTTCAACAGCCACGTGCCCGTGCAGCAGGAGCCCTTCCGCAGCACCACAAAGAAGTCGGATTCCCTGTGCAAGCTGTACGAAATGGACGACAATCCGGACAGGCGAGGATGGCTGGACAAGCTGCGGTCGTTCATGGAGGAGCGACGGACGCCGATCACCGCCTGCCCAACCATCTCAAAACAGCCACTCGATTTATATAggttatatatttatgtaaaagAACGTGGCGGATTCGTCGAG GTGACCAAGAGCAAGACCTGGAAGGACATTGCCGGGCTACTGGGAATCGGGGCCAGCAGCAGTGCGGCCTACACGCTGCGGAAGCACTACACCAAGAATCTGCTGACCTTCGAGTGCCACTTTGACCGCGGCGACATCGATCCCCTGCCCATCATCCAGCAGGTGGAGGCCGGCAGCAAGAAGAAGACGGTCAAGGCCGCCTCCGTCCCCTCGCCA GGTGGTGGCCATTTGGATGCTGGGACAACCAACTCGACAGGCTCGTCGAACTCGCAGGACTCATTCCCGGCCCCGCCAGGCGCCGCCCCGAACGCCGCGATCGATGGCTATGCCGGCTATCCGGTGGGCGGCAGTCCATACCCCGTGGGCGCCAGCGGGCCGCAGCCGGACTATGCGGCGGCTGGCCAGATGCAGCGCCCGCCCTCGCAGAATAACCCGCAGACACCTCATCCCG GCGCCGCCGTAGCTGTTGCCGCCGTCGGCGATAATATAAGTGTGAGCAATCCCTTCGAGGATCCCATTGCTGGCGCTGGTCCTGGctctggtcctggccctggtcctggtccaggTGCAAGTGcaggtggtgctgctgttgctgctgttgcgggtGGGgccctgccaccgccacctcccCATTCACCGCACGCCACCCAGCAGTCGGCcgcgcagcagcaacagcagcagcagcagcatccccaGCATCCGGGCCTAGCCGGGCCGCcgacacagcagcagcagcagcagcagtcgcagtcgcagccacCCCAGCCGCCGGGTGCTCCACCGGCGGGtgcaccacagcagcagcagcaacatgggcctgggcctgggcctgggccggTGCCTCCCTCGCCGCAGCacctgccgcagcagcagcagcacgtgCGCCCAGCCGCAGGAGCACCTTATCCGCAAGGTGGCTCCGCTTATCCAACGCCTGTGTCTAGAACGCCAG GCTCTCCCTATCCATCACAACCAGGAGCTTATGGGCAGTACGGTGCGAGCGATCAGTACAATGCCACGGGGCCGCCTGGCCAGCCGTTTGGACAGGGCCAAGGACAGTATCCGCCACAGAACCGCAATATGTACCCTCCCTACGGGCCGGAGGGGGAAGC TCCACCGGCTGGTGCCAATCAGTATGGACCCTATGGCAGTCGGCCGTACAGTCAGCCCCCGCCAGGGGGGCCCCAGCCGCCGGCGCAAGCAGTTGCGGGTGGGCCGCCCACGAGTGGATCGCCTGTGGCGCCACCCACTGGCGGCTATGCACCAGGAACACCCACGCAGCAGGACTACTATCGACCACCACCCGATCAG AGCCCGCAGCCGCGAAGGCATCCCGACTTCATCAAGGATCCACAGCCGTATCCAGGCTACAATGCAAGACCACAGATTTACG GTGCATGGCAAGGCGGTGCGCAGCAGTATCGACCCCAGTACCCGACCTCTCCCGCACCTCAGTCCTGGGGCAGTGCTCCGCCCCGCGGGGCAGCACCTCCGCCTGGGGCACCGCACGGTCCGCCGATACAACAGCCAGCAGGAGTGGCCCAGTGGGAGCAGCACAGGTATCCGCCACAGCAGgccccgccgccgcctccccaacagcagcagcagcaacaacaacagccaccaTACCAGCAGGTGGCACCAcccggccagcagcagccgcaggcgCCTCCCCAGTGGGCCCAGATGAACGCTAGCCAGCCCACGCAGCCGGGCATAGCTCCTCCAGGATCCCCGCTGAGGCCCCCGTCTGGCCCGGCaagtcagcagcagcggatgcCCGGCATGCCTGGCATGCCACCCCAGCAGCAGGCTCCGGGAAGCCAGCAGCCACCCCAGCAACCGCCACACGGAGGCGGCATCCCCTCGCCAGGCATGCCCCAGGTGCCCGGGGGGATGGTGAAGCCACCGTATGCCATGCCACCGCCGCCATCTCAGACGGTGGGCCAGCCCGTCGGTCAGCCGGCACCCGGCGTTGGAATGATTCCGCAGAAACAGCCGCCCATCGTCGGTCCGGGAATGCCGCAGACGCTGCAGCAGCCACCtccccaccagcagcatccacatccgcattcgcaccagcagcacccacAGCATCCACAGCATCCCCAGCACccccagcatcagcaccagctgCCGCCtaatcaacagcagcagcccggcGGCTATGCTCCGCAGGTGCCCGTAGGCGGTCCTGGGGCTCAGTTGGTGAAGAAGGAGCTGATCTTCCCGCACGACAGCGTGGAGTCGACGACCCCGGTGCTGTACAGGAGGAAGCGATTAACCAAGTCGGATGTGTGCCCAGTGGATCCGTGGCGGATATTCATGGCCATGCGATCTGGACTGCTGACAGAGTGCACGTGGGCCCTGGACGTGCTCAATGTGCTACTCTTCGACGACTCCACGGTGCAATTCTTCGGCATCTCGAATCTGCCTGGcctgctgacgctgctgctggagcacTTCCAGAAGAATCTCGCCGAGATGTTCGACGAACGCTGTGAGGAGCCACTGGACGAGGCGGAAGACGACGCGGACAGTGGCACGGTGATGTGCTCGGGTGGCCTCGAGCGCAGGGTGCGGGGCGGACGACAGACGCGCTGTGTGCGGAGCATCTGCAGCTACAACCGGAAGCGCCACTACGAGAATATGGACCGGAAGAACGGCGGCAGCGACTCCGAGGACGCCGACGAAGGCATCGATCTGGGCCAGGTGAGAGTGCAACCCAACCCCGAAGAGCGATCCCTGCTGCTCTCCTTCACGCCCAACTACACGATGGTCACCAGGAAGGGTGTGCCCGTGCGCATTCAGGCGGCGGAGCAGGACATCTTCGTCGACGAGCGCCAGAAGGCGTGGGACATTGACACCAACAGGCTGTACGAACAGCTGGAGCCGGTGGGCAGCAATGCCTGGACCTACGGCTTCACCGAGCCAGATCCCCTCGACGGCATCATCGACGTCTTCAAGTCTGAGATCGTAAACATTCCATTCGCACGCTATGTCCGCTCCGAGAAGGCGAAAACGCGGCAGGACAATGACACGGCCACCAGCCCCAAGCCGGACATCAAGCAGGAGGAGAACACGACGAATAGCACTGAGGATGGGCTCCAGGAGTCCTTCAACAAGAAGCGCCGCCTGGTCAGCGGCGACAGCAGCAGTGAAGCCGGCGAAGGATCTGCCGGTGTCAAGAAATCCAAGCTGCTGGCTGACGAGATCGCCCCGCCAAACGCCGAGGTGAAAAAGGAACCGGGAACCTCCGGGACGACGGACGCCAGTGACAGCGATTGTCGCGCCGTCGACATGGAGATCGAGTCGCCCAgcctgcagcaacagcaacagcagcgtcTAACCAACGGAATAGCCTCCGCCTCCCCGCCCTTGGGCGCCTTCGATCCCAGAGGGACGGTGCGGGATGCGGCGCAAGTGCTGCAGCGGAAACGCGACTCCAGCTACGAGGACGAGTGCTACACGCGGGACGAGGCATCGCTCTACCTGGTGAACGAGAGCCAGGACTCGCTTGCACGCCGCTGCATCGCTCTCTCGAACATTTTCCGCAATCTGACCTTCGTGCCCGGCAACGAGACGGTGCTGGCCAAGTCGACGCGATTCCTGGCCGTCCTGgggcgcctgctgctgctgaaccACGAGCACCTGCGGCGCACCCCCAAGACGCGCAACTACGACCGAGAGGAGGACACCGACTTCAGCGACTCGTGCAGCTCGCTGCAGGGGGAGCGCGAGTGGTGGTGGGACTACCTGATCACCATTCGGGAGAACATGCTGGTGGCGATGGCCAACATAGCCGGCCACCTGGAGCTCTCCCGCTACGACGAGCTGATCGCCCGCCCACTCATCGACGGACTGCTTCACTGGGCTGTATGTCCCAGCGCCCACGGCCAGGACCCGTTCCCCTCGTGCGGCCCCAACTCTGCGCTCTCCCCGCAGCGCCTTGCGCTCGAGGCGCTTTGCAAGCTGTGCGTGACGGATGCGAACGTGGACCTGGTCATTGCGACGCCACCGTTCTCCCGCCTCGAGAAGCTGTGCGCGGTGCTGACGCGCCACCTGTGCCGCAACGAGGACCAGGTGCTGCGCGAGTTCTCTGTGAATCTGCTGCACTACCTGGCGGCGGCGGACAGTGCCATGGCGCGGACGGTGGCCCTGCAGTCGCCATGCATTTCGTATCTGGTGGCCTTCATCGAGCAGGCCGAGCAGACGGCCCTGGGCGTGGCCAACCAGCACGGACTCAACTTCCTGCGGGAGAACCCCGACTCGATGGGCACCAGCCTGGACATGCTGCGGCGGGCGGCCGGCACTCTGCTGCACCTGGCCAAGCATCCGGACAACCAGTCTCTCTTcatgcagcaggagcagcggctCCTAGGGCTGGTCATGTCCCACATTCTCGACCAGCAGGTGGCCCTGGTCATCTCCCGGGTGCTGTACCGCGTGTCGCGCGGAGCCAGCCGGATGCACTCGGTGGAGTTCAGACTCttgcagcagcgacagcagcagcaacagctgcagcagctgcgtcCTTCGGAGAATCAAGCTCTGGCCGCAAGTGcggaagcagcagccgccgcagcaacagcagctgcagcggcagccagtGGCAGCGGTGTGAAATTGGAGTCTGGGAGTGGAGAACCGAACGCTGATCCGCTGAGTGGCGTCGATGTCAAGCCCTCGCCAGCAGCCACATCCACGACTTTGTCCACATCCGGCAGCGGAATGATCTCCTCGGCGATCAATGAtgagaacagcaacagcagccagcagctgccgccgGCAGCCACCTTCAACGACgtgagcaacagcagcaccaacagcaacagctgcggGACGGCCAGCAGCAACCAGACCAACAACAGtaccaccaacagcagcagtaacagcagcaacagcctaGGCAGCCAGTCCACCTCCACCATGAACAATGCCCCGACCACGCCAGCAGCACACATAACTCCACCATCGGTcaccgagcagcagcagcagcaacagcaacagcagcagcagcagcagcaggtgagCAAAGCCGCCGCCACAGCCGCACTGGTGTCCTCGAACCTCAGCGGGAGCCTGAGCAATGCCACTTCAGCTGCATCTGCAGCGCCGCcaccatcctcctcctcctcagcgAGTGCGGCCTCGGCCACGGCCGTGTCGCAACCGGCGGCGGCACCACCGCCAACGAATGCAGGAACGACGACAGCCGTTGCGTAG